DNA from Sorex araneus isolate mSorAra2 chromosome 6, mSorAra2.pri, whole genome shotgun sequence:
CAGGTTCTCTTGAACACTCACATGGTACTGGGGTTGGGTGAATATGGGGGCATTGTCATTGACATCCATAACTGTTACATGAATCTTAGCAGTGCCTGAGTGAGACTGTTCGCCACCATCGAAAGCAGTGAGAACCAAGTGATGAGCTGCCTCTTCCTCCCGGTCCAGGGTGCGCTCCAGCACCAACTCGGGGTACTTAATCCCATCAGCTCCGCTTTGTACATCCAGGGAGAAGTGAACATTGGAGCTGAGCTGGTAACCCTGCAGGGAGTTGACCCCAACATCTGGATCAAAAGCTTCAGGGAGAGGAAATCTTGCCCCAGGAAtttcattttcagtgatttttatttccctttgctCCGTCCCAAAACTGGGCGCATTATCATTAACATCGGTTATTTCCACGTCTACCCCCAAAATCCTCACTTTGTCCTCCAGGAGAATCTCCAGGCTTACCACACACTTTGGGGCTCGGTCGCAGAGCTCCTCCCGGTCTATCCTGCCCGCGGTGACCAGGCTGCCGCTTCGGGGGTTCAGCGCGAAGAGCTGCGTCCTACCTCTGGAGACGATGCGGACTCCGCGCTCCGCCAGCTCCcggggctccagccccaagtccttgGCGATGTTGCCCACGGAGGAGCCTTTGTCCAGCTCCTCTGGCACCGAGTAGCGGATCTGTTCGGCCTGGATTCCCCAGACAACCCCCAGTAGCACGCAGATCGCGACCCGCCGGCTGCAGTCCCGGTGGCGAAGAGTCGCCATAACAGCCCCCGCCGCGGAATAGCTTGAGTCTGGGCGTTCCCTCGGTGAGGCTGGGGAACCCCAGGGTCTTCGGAAGGGTTCAAGATAATGTGCTTTAATCCTCGGCAGCTGGAATTCTCAGGGATCCACTCTGAAGCTTTTTTAAAGCCCCAGTACCAGTGCTTTGTGATGCATAAATCTTGCGTTAGAATTAAATTCCAGGTTGTTTTTTCCCCCGGTGGGTGAACAGCGACACCCAGAGTCCTTACCTGTTACTGCAACCTATTCTTGGTCAGGAGGGAAGGTATCCCTTGCTTATGtctgttcttttccttatttCCCCTCAAAGTGTCAAATTCCTGATACgttatttgaattaaaatacagagatgaaaaataagaacactatttgaaataaaacatataacATATCTAAAATTTCTTCTGCAATAACCCTTACAGCTTATTTTTCAGGGAAAATATAGCACTACTATTGTTTTTTTTGCGTTATTTATTCCCAAGTCTCCTTTCAGCACAGTTAATTGTGTGAATAACATTTATTTCCCAGAAACAAAGACGCACTTGAGAAACTTCCGTTTATGTCTCTCTTTATTATATGTCTTCAGGATAGAGAAGTAAAAAGTGTTTGAAAAGTGGCAGTCTGAGCTCTAGTTCTAACCTAGGCAGGAACATGAACTGATCCTTTAAAATTCGTAGCAATTTTTCAACTACCTTGTAAGAAAACATCTACTACAATGTAATAACTAGTGCAAATGCATTTGGAAAGTATGGTGCTAGTTAGGAAGAGAATTTGCTCATTTTGTATATAGAAGATTTGAGGCTCCAAGCTATGCCTGTGACTACATGTTTAGTGATTCCTCAAACCTTGTAGAATTTACcctcaaataatttttcaattcttAAAAGTCACATAATGTTACTGGCAAATCTGAACAATGGGTAAATAATTGTTCTTCTTATGAAAAATAATGGCCAGAAtaatggtacaatgggtaggtgtttgccttgcacaaacaactgacatgggtttgatctctggcaacccatgtggtccctgagccctctagtcgtgatccctgaaagcagagccaggagtaagccctgaggactgccaagtgtggcccccaaaccaaaccaaacaaacaaaaagaataataaaagtggACAGGAAAGTTAGGTCAAAACATTGTAAAGAGCAAACaatatttcaaagattttttttatcacagaAGGCCACAGTCAGAAGCTATTATTTACTCTCATAAGTTTACTTTATCTTTGGCTTTAAAAATAaccaataaaaggaaatattttgattttctataTATTATCATTGCATGATTCAGTTTTATTACAATTATTTGAGTAATGGATTTATTTGAGATAACTGAGAAAGAGCAGCAAGCAGCCAGTTTCTTAGATTACTCCCCACTTAATAATTAGGTTCaggaaattattcaaattttatgtctattatttaaatttttaaatcttgaacTTTTGGTGAGCAGGTTAAGAGTACTTTTCCCATAATCCTCCAAGAACTGACAAATTGCTGGTGGTTGAGTGAAATGAAATACTCTGAAAAtctgacttctttcttttttggggggggtcacacccagcaatgcacacgggttactcctggctctgcactcaggaattacccctggcggtgctcagaggaccatatgggatgctgggatttgaacccgggtcggccgcgtgcaaggcaaacttgcactgctctgctattgctccagcccccgaaaatcTGACTAAAAAATCAATCTAAAAAATTGTGGacttttataaaatagaagaaatagggAAAAGGCTTCACTTACTAAAATGTTTGTTGCATTACCTATAAGTGACAAAGTAGAGAGGatttaaaattatgaagaaaaaataaagttgaccAAGAATGAGTGAATCCGTATAAAATTTGACAGTCTTTGCTATATGTCAGAAGTGCTATTAGAATTATTAGAAGGATATCtatatttcaggaaaaaaatcagattgTATTTGATGAAGATGAGCATAAAATTTAACTGGTGAAGAAGAACTACTATTACACTTACAGTGAGCaaaacttgagaagaaaaatTCTGTTAATGCCAAGGGCAGAGATCATTCTAAAATTGGTGACATCCGAGAAAAAGCTCTCTATATCAAGATTTGCTTAAGATAAAGAAATGACAACAGCAGAGATGGGGAAGTTGTAATTAGGCAACTACCAACAGTACTCAGAGCAATCAAGATCTTGTGGGGTGAGGGAAGACAATAGCTCTACCActgagatgtggctcagtagtaaagCTTATTATGCCTTGCGTGCCTCTAAGACCTAGGTTTCTATCCTTCCCACAGGAAACTCACCAGTAATAAAGGCATTCCACCTATCAAACACATTTTTCTCCTACTACCAGCTGTAGAACTACGAAAAACAATAATTAATCTAGCACAATAAATTAATCTTGCGATAAAGGTTAATTAAAGATTAATTAATCAAACTTATGGTCGTTTGCAGAAACTCACCTGGGAGGCCAATGGACCTTCACAAGTGATCTGGGGATCTTCATTACTGGCACAGGCATCCATAGAGGGATCGTCACACAGAAGATCGCGACCAGGAGCGATTTCCGGTGTCAGGTTGAGAAAATTTAAGTTGGCTTTTGTTGAATGCGAAGCAACACATAGATTGTAGGAATAGGGTAAAGTTCCTTCACTGTAATTGGGAAGAACTCCTGGTGCAGACTTGAGAACAGGTTGAAAGCAGCCCCAAGTGGTTGAGCTAGAGGAGCCCCTCAGGCGCAGAGCGACCGCCAGAATCACCGCCAAGAGGAAGAGCACTGAAATGAGAGCCAAGGCCACCACCAGATAAAACTGCAGCTCAGCCTGAGGGTCAGACACTTGAGGCTCATCGCTGAGATCAGGCAGCACCTCCTGTAGGCTGTCCGCGAAGACCAGGTGCAGCGTGGCGGTGGCAGACAGGGGAGGCTGACCCCCATCGCGCACCGCCACCAGCAGGCGCTGACGCGCAGCGTCCCTGTCGCCCAGGGCGCGCGCAGTGCGCACCTCCCCCGTGCGCAGCCCCAGGCTGAAGAGTCCGGGCTCGCTGGCCTGCAGCACGTGGTACGACAGCCAGGCATTGTGTCCGGAGTCTGCGTCCACCGCCACCACCTTGGTGACCAGGTAGCCGGGCTGCGCGGCGCGCGGCACCGTGTCGAAGAGCGCCGCGCCGTCGGGCCCCAGCGCGGGGTACAGCACCCGCGGCGCGTTGTCGTTGCGATCGCCCACCAGCACGCGCAGGCTCACGTTGGCGCTGAGCGCGGGCGCGCCCTGGTCGCGGGCCTGCAGCGTCAGCTCGAAGGCGCGCAGCTGCTCGTGGTCGAAGGCGCGCTGCGCGAACACCACGCCGCTGTGCGCGCTCACCGACACGTAGGACGCCAGCTCGCGTGGCGCCAGGTCGCTGGCCACGATGGCGTAGGACACTTGGCCGTTGGCGCCCAGATCGGGGTCGGAGGCGCTGACTTGGGCGATGGAGGCACCGGGAGGGTTGTTCTCGTCTACGTGGACCGCGTAGGACGCCTGCTGGAAAACCGGCGGGTTGTCGTTCACGTCGCCAATGTGTACAGTGACGCTTGTACTAGAGGAAAGGGGCGGTTTGCCCCTGTCTGTGGCTGTGATGGTGATGTTATACTCTTCCACCTGCTCCCGGTCTAGAGCACCGTCAATCACCAGCTTGTAATAATTCTTGGAAGTGGATTCTAATTTGAATGGAATCTCTTTCTGAATATTGCACACCACCATACCATTTTGCCCAGAATCCTGATCTCTTACTTTGATGAGGGCTATTACAGTTCCAAGGTCTGAGTTTTCAGGAATCTGATTAGAAAATGACATGAATGTAACCTCTGGAGCGTTGTCATTTTCATCTGTAATTTCAATCTGAACATTACAGTGCGCGGTGTGCACCCCTCCATCTTTGGCTTCTACATccaatatgtatgtatttgtctCTTCAAAATCAATTGTGCCATTGGTTGTGATGTCGCCAGTATCTGGATTGAGACTGAAAAGACTCGTACTTGTTGGGGCATTAAGGAAGGAGTAGGTGATCTCGGCATTAGGCCCCTCATCCTGGTCAGTGGCCACTAGCCTCAGAATAGAAGTTCCTGGAGGCACATTTTCTTGGAGGCTAACTCTGTATGTGTCCTGACTGAACACAGGACCATTATCATTTGCATCAGTGACTTGTATCCGGATCTCAGTGGTACCAGTCAGAGGAGGGTCCCCAC
Protein-coding regions in this window:
- the LOC101549287 gene encoding protocadherin gamma-B1 isoform X18, which gives rise to MRRSSREGKGMKSEVLFFLLLSLLCGAISQQIQYTIPEELPKGSRVGNLAKDLRLSLQELPGRKLRVSAEDFFTLRAENGDLLVNGRIDREKICGRKSECGLEFEVVAENPMNVFHVIVAIQDINDNAPRFNAKGIDLEICESALPGVKFPLDSAQDADVESNSLKIYTISPNEHFSLSTKLSPDGRKFPELLLEKSLDREQQSSLHLILTAVDGGDPPLTGTTEIRIQVTDANDNGPVFSQDTYRVSLQENVPPGTSILRLVATDQDEGPNAEITYSFLNAPTSTSLFSLNPDTGDITTNGTIDFEETNTYILDVEAKDGGVHTAHCNVQIEITDENDNAPEVTFMSFSNQIPENSDLGTVIALIKVRDQDSGQNGMVVCNIQKEIPFKLESTSKNYYKLVIDGALDREQVEEYNITITATDRGKPPLSSSTSVTVHIGDVNDNPPVFQQASYAVHVDENNPPGASIAQVSASDPDLGANGQVSYAIVASDLAPRELASYVSVSAHSGVVFAQRAFDHEQLRAFELTLQARDQGAPALSANVSLRVLVGDRNDNAPRVLYPALGPDGAALFDTVPRAAQPGYLVTKVVAVDADSGHNAWLSYHVLQASEPGLFSLGLRTGEVRTARALGDRDAARQRLLVAVRDGGQPPLSATATLHLVFADSLQEVLPDLSDEPQVSDPQAELQFYLVVALALISVLFLLAVILAVALRLRGSSSSTTWGCFQPVLKSAPGVLPNYSEGTLPYSYNLCVASHSTKANLNFLNLTPEIAPGRDLLCDDPSMDACASNEDPQITCEGPLASQQAPPNTDWRFSQGQRPGTSGSQNGDETGTWPNNQFDTEMLQAMILASASEAADGSSTLGGGAGTMGLSARYGPQFTLQHVPDYRQNVYIPGSNATLTSAAGKRDGKTPAGGNGNKKKSGKKEKK